The Deltaproteobacteria bacterium genome window below encodes:
- a CDS encoding indolepyruvate oxidoreductase subunit beta produces MDTTRIICVGVGGQGNLLASNLLGQTALRLGIPVVVSEIHGMAQRGGVVESAVLMGDVTSPIVSDGECDILLSFEPVETARLLARCNKDSLVITNVQPLPPFTVSVGQGTYPSVDELLEKFRTKVRKMITLRGNQIAEDVGNPLSLNMVMLGALIGSGATPIGEEAMKETISTMTKKAFLESNLKAFEMGVGEAKKQAD; encoded by the coding sequence ATGGATACTACTAGAATCATATGCGTCGGCGTCGGCGGACAGGGGAACCTGCTCGCCTCCAACCTGCTGGGGCAGACCGCCCTTCGCCTTGGAATCCCCGTGGTGGTGAGCGAGATTCACGGAATGGCCCAAAGGGGCGGTGTGGTGGAATCAGCCGTACTGATGGGGGATGTAACGAGTCCCATTGTATCGGACGGTGAGTGCGATATTCTTTTGAGCTTCGAACCCGTTGAAACGGCCAGGCTCCTGGCCCGGTGCAACAAGGACTCCCTGGTCATCACCAATGTTCAGCCTCTGCCTCCCTTCACCGTGTCGGTCGGGCAGGGGACATATCCGTCCGTTGACGAACTGCTGGAGAAATTCCGGACCAAGGTCCGCAAGATGATCACCCTGAGGGGCAATCAGATCGCAGAGGATGTGGGAAATCCCCTGTCTCTCAATATGGTCATGCTCGGAGCCCTGATTGGATCCGGGGCCACTCCCATAGGGGAGGAAGCCATGAAGGAGACGATTTCCACCATGACCAAAAAGGCATTCCTGGAATCCAATCTCAAGGCCTTTGAGATGGGTGTCGGGGAGGCGAAGAAGCAGGCGGATTGA